A DNA window from Sandaracinaceae bacterium contains the following coding sequences:
- a CDS encoding putative metal-binding motif-containing protein — MTRLASLSLALVATLLLGGLLLGNTGCTSIYGMDAPVGCTETEDADGDGFLSEACLGAGNADADCDDRDRATFPGAPERCNGVDDDCDRRIDEGALASPFYVDCDGDGVGRDDARVCGAELLPEPPCEGGQWVIEPGDCDDDDPLHVARCGDCAEVDVVFTIDDAPGMRPIQLALSSALPALVDALASGDLDGDGEPDREPVTALHFGVIRSDLGSGSARVPGCERSGEGLLITRPDAFDPACDRSFPPFSALEDDPAGFLEEARCRAEVGEIGCAFTQPLEAALWGLTPASSRLRFDLDQSQLGHADLGNDDLLGEEGLLVTVVVSDGDDCSVRPGGEFIFDLSGLSADLACAFEGSESLYPVRRFTSGLLEVRGERDHLFALLAGTSPDEPLEPTAADYERLRRELVPTVEPGEEPRLAASCETPEVRATPPARLVALAASLAERDVPTLLGSVCAPDLSAFTGALAARIHDQLDARCGAR; from the coding sequence GTGACCCGCCTCGCATCGCTCTCGCTCGCGCTCGTGGCCACCCTCCTGCTGGGAGGCCTCCTGCTGGGCAACACGGGCTGCACGTCGATCTACGGCATGGACGCGCCCGTGGGCTGCACCGAGACGGAAGACGCCGACGGAGACGGGTTCCTGTCGGAGGCCTGCCTCGGGGCCGGGAACGCGGACGCGGACTGTGACGACCGCGACCGCGCGACCTTCCCTGGAGCCCCCGAGCGCTGCAACGGCGTGGACGACGACTGCGACCGGCGCATCGACGAGGGCGCGCTCGCGTCTCCCTTCTACGTGGACTGCGACGGCGACGGGGTCGGGCGCGACGACGCTCGGGTCTGCGGCGCCGAGCTCCTCCCGGAGCCGCCTTGTGAGGGCGGTCAGTGGGTCATCGAGCCGGGCGACTGCGACGACGACGATCCGCTCCACGTCGCCCGCTGCGGAGACTGCGCGGAGGTCGACGTCGTCTTCACCATCGACGACGCGCCCGGCATGCGGCCCATCCAGCTCGCGCTCTCCTCCGCCCTCCCCGCGCTCGTCGACGCGCTCGCGAGCGGCGACCTCGATGGAGACGGGGAGCCCGACCGCGAGCCCGTCACCGCGCTGCACTTCGGGGTGATCCGGAGCGATCTCGGGAGCGGCTCGGCGCGCGTCCCCGGCTGCGAGCGATCCGGCGAGGGCCTGCTCATCACACGCCCCGACGCGTTCGACCCAGCGTGTGATCGAAGCTTCCCTCCGTTCTCGGCGTTGGAGGACGATCCAGCGGGGTTCCTCGAGGAGGCGCGCTGTCGGGCCGAGGTCGGTGAGATCGGGTGCGCCTTCACCCAGCCGCTCGAGGCGGCCCTCTGGGGGCTCACGCCCGCCTCCTCGCGGCTCCGCTTCGATCTCGATCAGAGCCAGCTCGGCCACGCGGATCTCGGCAACGACGATCTCCTCGGCGAGGAGGGGCTGCTCGTCACGGTGGTGGTCAGCGACGGGGACGACTGCTCGGTGAGGCCGGGCGGCGAGTTCATCTTCGATCTGAGCGGCCTCTCGGCGGACCTCGCGTGCGCGTTCGAGGGGAGCGAGTCGCTCTACCCCGTGCGGCGCTTCACGAGCGGCCTGCTCGAGGTGCGCGGCGAGCGAGACCACCTCTTCGCCTTGCTCGCCGGCACCTCCCCCGACGAGCCGCTCGAGCCCACCGCGGCCGACTACGAGCGGCTCCGTCGCGAGCTGGTGCCCACGGTCGAGCCCGGCGAGGAGCCCCGCCTCGCCGCGTCGTGCGAGACCCCCGAGGTGCGCGCGACGCCTCCCGCGCGCCTCGTCGCGCTCGCGGCCTCGCTCGCCGAGCGCGACGTGCCGACCCTGCTCGGCTCGGTCTGCGCCCCGGATCTGTCGGCGTTCACGGGCGCCCTCGCGGCGCGCATCCACGACCAGCTCGACGCGCGCTGCGGCGCGCGCTGA
- a CDS encoding glutamine amidotransferase: MEGAAFSFAVPGGAWTAAALALLLAVAVAASLWALRLETRPGRRALLAGLRVLTAVAAWVVAVQPRWVGERFEESEGRLAVLVDASRSMSLPRGASSSSVGASRAERSRALLERWADDASGPVATFTFGERLASTELGALAEGFSPSADQSRLGAALEALLMQEVGAELGAVIVVSDGADRSGFDPARFAASGVRVHAVATSEDGLRDDAIAEVSADPVGFLRRPARVRVVVRSLGGAGGPIPVTLRRGDEVEREVIAEVPPDGEVEVEIPFTPRRLGREVYRVSIPRTPEDAVPENDERAFLVRVVRDKLRVLLVAGQPSWDERYLRAFLKRDPATDLISFFILRNTSDLTMAGPDELALIPFPTDELFHEHLGSFDLVVFQNFEYGPYQMASYLPRIRDYVMRGGSFAMIGGPLSFHSGGYASTPIAEILPVELPPPGAPPSQTVVTDPFQPRVRDGMERHPLISLVPDPVQNATLWSRLAPLVGANVVRAVRSEGAVLLDHPAARMEGGGPLPVLVLGTAGEGRTLALTTDTTWRWGITTGGETGDASTYERFWDRAIRWLSRDPALEPARVTTDRERYGPGAGARVEALLRDERYQPFADENVELVLEDASGNELGRERARTDRDGEAAATVTLPHAPGAYRVAARRAGRRDAVAAEWLVVEAGGDELADPRAAPERLRALAEATGGTFYADPEDAPALDALDTTRRRSLGTHEEAPFGTVWAFLFLVAAFLGEWVLRRRWGRR; the protein is encoded by the coding sequence ATGGAGGGCGCGGCCTTCTCGTTCGCGGTCCCCGGCGGCGCCTGGACCGCCGCGGCGCTCGCGCTGCTGCTCGCGGTCGCGGTCGCGGCGTCGCTGTGGGCGCTCCGGCTGGAGACGCGCCCCGGGCGTCGCGCGCTCCTCGCCGGGCTCCGCGTGCTCACGGCCGTCGCCGCGTGGGTCGTCGCCGTGCAGCCGCGGTGGGTCGGCGAGCGCTTCGAGGAGAGCGAGGGGCGCCTGGCGGTCCTCGTCGACGCCTCGCGCAGCATGTCGCTGCCGCGCGGCGCGTCCTCGTCGTCGGTCGGCGCCTCGCGGGCGGAGCGCAGCCGGGCGCTGCTCGAGCGCTGGGCCGACGACGCGTCGGGGCCCGTCGCGACCTTCACCTTCGGGGAGCGGCTCGCCAGCACGGAGCTCGGCGCGCTCGCGGAGGGGTTCTCGCCGAGCGCCGACCAGAGCCGGCTCGGCGCCGCGCTCGAGGCGTTGCTCATGCAGGAGGTGGGCGCGGAGCTGGGCGCGGTGATCGTGGTGAGCGACGGCGCCGATCGCAGCGGCTTCGATCCCGCGCGCTTCGCGGCGAGCGGCGTGCGCGTGCACGCGGTGGCCACGTCCGAGGACGGGCTGCGCGACGACGCCATCGCCGAGGTGTCGGCCGACCCGGTCGGCTTCCTCCGGCGGCCGGCGCGGGTCCGGGTCGTCGTGCGCTCTCTCGGAGGCGCGGGCGGGCCCATCCCGGTCACCCTCCGGCGGGGCGACGAGGTCGAGCGCGAGGTCATCGCGGAGGTGCCGCCCGACGGCGAGGTCGAGGTGGAGATCCCCTTCACCCCGCGGCGCCTCGGCCGCGAGGTCTATCGCGTCAGCATCCCGCGCACGCCGGAAGACGCGGTGCCCGAGAACGACGAGCGCGCCTTCCTCGTTCGGGTGGTGCGGGACAAGTTACGTGTCCTGCTCGTGGCCGGACAGCCCAGCTGGGACGAGCGCTACCTGCGCGCCTTCCTGAAGCGCGACCCGGCCACGGATCTCATCTCGTTCTTCATCCTCCGCAACACGTCCGACCTGACCATGGCCGGGCCGGACGAGCTGGCGCTCATCCCGTTCCCGACCGATGAGCTCTTTCACGAGCACCTGGGCAGCTTCGACCTCGTCGTCTTCCAGAACTTCGAGTACGGGCCGTACCAGATGGCCAGCTACCTCCCGCGCATCCGCGACTACGTGATGCGGGGCGGGAGCTTCGCGATGATCGGCGGGCCGCTCTCGTTCCACTCGGGCGGCTACGCGTCGACCCCCATCGCGGAGATCCTGCCGGTGGAGCTGCCCCCGCCCGGCGCGCCTCCCTCGCAGACGGTGGTCACCGATCCTTTCCAGCCGCGGGTCCGCGACGGGATGGAGCGGCACCCGCTGATCTCGCTGGTGCCCGACCCGGTCCAGAACGCGACCCTGTGGTCCAGGCTCGCGCCGCTGGTCGGGGCGAACGTCGTCCGCGCGGTGCGCTCGGAGGGCGCGGTGCTCCTCGATCACCCGGCGGCGCGCATGGAAGGCGGGGGCCCGCTGCCCGTGCTCGTGCTGGGGACGGCGGGGGAGGGGCGCACCCTCGCGCTCACGACCGACACGACCTGGCGCTGGGGCATCACGACGGGCGGCGAGACGGGCGACGCGTCGACCTACGAGCGCTTCTGGGATCGGGCCATCCGCTGGCTGAGCCGTGACCCCGCGCTCGAGCCGGCGCGGGTCACGACCGACCGCGAGCGCTACGGCCCGGGGGCGGGGGCGCGCGTGGAGGCGCTGCTCCGCGACGAGCGCTACCAGCCGTTCGCGGACGAGAACGTGGAGCTGGTCCTCGAGGACGCGTCCGGGAACGAGCTGGGCCGCGAGCGCGCCCGGACCGATCGGGACGGAGAGGCCGCGGCGACGGTGACCTTGCCCCACGCGCCGGGCGCCTATCGGGTGGCCGCGCGCCGCGCGGGTCGTCGAGACGCGGTGGCCGCGGAGTGGCTCGTCGTGGAGGCGGGAGGCGACGAGCTCGCCGATCCCCGCGCCGCGCCCGAGCGCCTGCGCGCGCTGGCCGAGGCGACGGGCGGGACGTTCTACGCGGACCCCGAGGACGCGCCCGCCCTCGACGCGCTCGACACCACCCGGCGCCGCTCGCTCGGCACCCACGAGGAGGCGCCCTTCGGCACCGTCTGGGCGTTCCTCTTCCTGGTGGCCGCGTTCCTCGGGGAGTGGGTGCTCCGGCGACGCTGGGGACGCAGGTAG
- a CDS encoding PEGA domain-containing protein produces MSAVPARADRAAEARFHDEAARRHYDAGRYDAAVREFMIGQRIAPNPNTLLNIAFCFRALERNEEAYMYFAEFLAADTEHAERRARAEEALEALRPRVALLRVESDPPGADIYVDRAELGRYGRTPRLLALPAGEHRVWVEREGHRPAASVVTLEEGRTVSVTLEPPAIVGRLRLTASADAQVRVIGPEGVVWEGVSPVDVSLPAGHYEVRASSGRDRWSEALTVPADGTVSAHAELTGPTGELSVIANQPGAQIRIDDAEWGYAPQVLERVPVGTHRLELRLDGMQPYTGEIEVREDARSWARVSLSPAPRGPFTEDTLTAGALALALLGAAGIFTAMTIQSHDALTTSQQSGQSYLDSLDETNRFAVAADLLWLAGGAATLTTVVLVFIHVFEDPGPSTALLSEEEEP; encoded by the coding sequence TTGTCGGCGGTTCCCGCGCGCGCCGACCGCGCGGCCGAGGCGCGCTTCCACGACGAAGCCGCCCGGCGCCACTACGACGCGGGCCGCTACGACGCCGCCGTACGCGAGTTCATGATCGGGCAGCGCATCGCGCCGAACCCGAACACGCTCCTGAACATCGCCTTCTGCTTCCGCGCGCTCGAGCGCAACGAGGAAGCGTACATGTACTTTGCGGAGTTCCTGGCCGCGGACACCGAGCACGCCGAGCGCCGCGCGCGAGCGGAGGAGGCGCTGGAGGCGCTCCGGCCGAGGGTGGCGCTGCTGCGTGTCGAGAGCGATCCCCCCGGCGCCGACATCTACGTCGACCGGGCGGAGCTGGGCCGCTACGGGCGCACGCCTCGCCTGCTGGCGCTCCCGGCCGGGGAACACCGCGTGTGGGTCGAGCGCGAGGGCCACCGCCCGGCGGCCTCCGTGGTGACCCTGGAAGAGGGCCGCACGGTGAGCGTGACGCTCGAGCCGCCGGCCATCGTCGGGCGGCTGCGGCTCACCGCGAGCGCCGACGCGCAGGTGCGCGTGATCGGCCCCGAAGGAGTGGTGTGGGAGGGCGTGAGCCCGGTGGACGTGTCGCTGCCCGCGGGGCACTACGAGGTGCGGGCCAGCTCGGGTCGGGACCGATGGAGCGAGGCGCTGACCGTGCCGGCCGACGGGACGGTGAGCGCGCACGCCGAGCTGACGGGCCCCACGGGGGAGCTGTCGGTCATCGCCAACCAGCCGGGCGCGCAGATCCGCATCGACGACGCCGAGTGGGGCTACGCGCCGCAGGTGCTCGAGCGCGTCCCCGTCGGCACGCATCGGCTCGAGCTGCGGCTGGACGGGATGCAGCCCTATACGGGCGAGATCGAGGTCCGCGAGGACGCGCGGAGCTGGGCGCGGGTGTCGCTGAGCCCGGCGCCACGCGGCCCGTTCACGGAGGACACCCTCACCGCGGGCGCGCTCGCGCTCGCCCTCCTCGGGGCGGCGGGCATCTTCACGGCGATGACCATTCAATCACACGACGCGCTGACGACGTCTCAGCAGTCGGGGCAGTCCTACCTCGACTCGCTGGACGAGACGAACCGCTTCGCCGTCGCGGCGGACCTGCTCTGGCTGGCCGGAGGGGCCGCGACGCTGACGACCGTCGTGCTCGTGTTCATCCACGTCTTCGAGGACCCGGGGCCGAGCACGGCTCTGCTCTCGGAGGAGGAGGAGCCGTGA
- a CDS encoding DUF4159 domain-containing protein, with protein sequence MAGNLSEASGADKRVTRTAVTLAVGLLLSAVAPSAAEALGESSLFEVRTVAYEGGDARPRPTAPYRLAWEVRKRTSIDVELRPGSSRLDDTSIFDHPFLYWTGDEAFEPLSEAEIVGLRRFVRFGGFVLIDDAAPEHAGFDRSVRRELGRAFPDRRLRQLDGTHTVFRTFYLLRRPEGRVRGPAHLEGLDFGDRVAIVYSRHDLGGAWARDNLGAWQHSVSPGGEEQRERAIRLGVNLVMYALCLDYKDDQVHAPFIMRRRGGAP encoded by the coding sequence ATGGCGGGCAATCTATCGGAGGCCTCCGGAGCGGACAAGCGCGTCACGCGCACCGCCGTGACCCTCGCCGTGGGCCTGCTGCTCTCCGCCGTCGCGCCCAGCGCGGCCGAGGCGCTCGGGGAGTCGTCGCTCTTCGAGGTGCGCACGGTCGCCTACGAGGGCGGCGACGCGCGTCCGCGCCCGACCGCGCCCTACCGGCTGGCGTGGGAGGTTCGCAAGCGGACCAGCATCGACGTCGAGCTGCGGCCGGGGAGCTCGCGCCTCGATGACACGTCCATCTTCGATCACCCCTTCCTCTACTGGACCGGCGACGAGGCGTTCGAGCCGCTGTCGGAGGCCGAGATCGTCGGGCTCCGGCGCTTCGTCCGCTTCGGCGGCTTCGTGCTCATCGACGACGCGGCCCCCGAGCACGCGGGCTTCGATCGCTCGGTCCGCCGCGAGCTCGGCCGCGCGTTCCCGGACCGCCGGCTGCGCCAGCTGGATGGCACGCACACCGTCTTCCGCACCTTCTATCTGCTGCGGCGCCCGGAGGGGCGGGTCCGAGGGCCGGCGCACCTCGAGGGGCTCGACTTCGGCGATCGGGTGGCGATCGTCTACAGCCGCCACGATCTCGGTGGCGCGTGGGCGCGCGACAACCTGGGCGCCTGGCAGCATTCGGTGTCGCCGGGCGGGGAAGAGCAGCGGGAGCGCGCGATCCGCCTCGGCGTGAACCTCGTGATGTACGCGCTCTGCCTCGACTACAAGGACGACCAGGTGCACGCGCCGTTCATCATGCGGCGGCGCGGCGGCGCGCCTTGA